Proteins from a single region of Deinococcus aquaedulcis:
- a CDS encoding ATP cone domain-containing protein: MTQPELRIGTARHAFPFSRGLLVESLVNAGAEGAQAAAAARRIEQQLRLARRTVVSPAELQALMVEVARDVLGPEVARAAEAQTPAFADILVTAKKGELPFSRGVLARTLEDTGLSSKDAYATASVVDVRLRQRGVRRLSAEEIDNLTEDALAQRYGEHLRLTYRYLRHNRGKLGVIGEGSTVPGPFSKGILVQSMLAAGVTPDVARKVARVTQRDLRGREDRVVTRQAIQAKVEALLRDEVGPDVSARYRLLRVIRRPPRPVIVLLGGVSGTGKSFLAAEIAYRLGIARVVSTDSIREVMRAMVSPALVPTLHASTFNAWEALLPPGAERPERPTREALLAGFRDQVGQVSVGLSAVVERSVQEGSSLVLEGVHLVPGYLRAEAFQGALMVPMLVTLPDPAEHRRHFESRDAETAASRPLHRYMAYFDEIRAMQDELEALARAQGVPLLDGLTLDESAEQAVDVVLRQVMVALTPEERQNLLGEEFSDTSLDPRG; the protein is encoded by the coding sequence GTGACCCAGCCCGAACTGCGGATTGGCACCGCGCGCCACGCCTTTCCGTTCAGCCGGGGCCTGCTGGTGGAGTCACTGGTGAACGCCGGGGCCGAGGGCGCCCAGGCCGCCGCCGCTGCCCGCCGCATAGAGCAGCAGCTGCGCCTGGCGCGGCGCACGGTGGTCAGCCCGGCCGAGTTGCAGGCCCTGATGGTGGAGGTGGCCCGCGACGTGCTGGGCCCAGAGGTAGCCCGGGCCGCCGAGGCGCAGACCCCCGCCTTTGCCGACATTCTGGTGACGGCCAAGAAAGGCGAGTTGCCCTTCAGCCGGGGCGTGCTGGCGCGCACGCTGGAAGACACCGGGCTGTCCAGCAAGGACGCCTACGCCACCGCCAGCGTGGTCGACGTGCGGCTGCGCCAGCGGGGCGTGCGCCGCCTGAGCGCCGAGGAGATTGATAACCTCACCGAAGACGCCCTCGCCCAGCGCTACGGCGAACACCTGCGCCTGACCTACCGCTACCTGCGCCACAACCGGGGCAAACTGGGCGTGATTGGCGAGGGCAGCACCGTGCCCGGCCCTTTTTCCAAGGGGATTCTGGTGCAGTCCATGCTGGCGGCGGGCGTGACCCCGGACGTGGCGCGCAAGGTGGCGCGGGTAACCCAGCGTGACCTGCGCGGGCGCGAGGACCGGGTGGTGACCCGGCAGGCCATTCAGGCCAAGGTGGAAGCCCTGCTGCGTGACGAGGTGGGCCCGGACGTGAGCGCCCGCTACCGCCTGCTGCGGGTGATTCGCCGCCCGCCCCGCCCGGTGATTGTGCTGCTGGGCGGTGTGTCGGGCACGGGCAAGAGCTTCCTGGCCGCCGAGATTGCCTACCGCCTGGGCATTGCGCGCGTGGTGAGCACCGATTCCATCCGCGAGGTGATGCGGGCGATGGTCTCCCCGGCCCTGGTGCCGACCCTACACGCCAGCACCTTCAATGCCTGGGAAGCCCTGCTGCCCCCCGGCGCCGAGCGCCCCGAGCGCCCCACCCGCGAGGCGCTGCTGGCGGGCTTCCGCGATCAGGTGGGGCAGGTCAGCGTGGGCCTGAGCGCTGTGGTGGAACGCAGTGTGCAGGAGGGCAGCAGCTTGGTGCTGGAGGGTGTGCATCTGGTTCCCGGCTACCTGCGCGCCGAGGCGTTCCAGGGCGCGCTGATGGTCCCCATGCTGGTCACCCTGCCCGACCCGGCCGAGCACCGCCGCCACTTTGAAAGCCGCGACGCCGAGACCGCCGCCAGCCGCCCCCTGCACCGCTACATGGCCTATTTCGATGAAATTCGCGCCATGCAAGATGAACTCGAAGCCCTGGCCCGCGCTCAGGGCGTGCCACTGCTGGACGGCCTGACGCTGGACGAAAGCGCCGAGCAGGCCGTGGACGTCGTGCTGCGGCAGGTGATGGTGGCCCTGACCCCCGAAGAGCGCCAGAACCTCCTGGGTGAGGAGTTCAGCGACACCAGCCTGGACCCACGCGGCTGA
- a CDS encoding TetR/AcrR family transcriptional regulator, producing MDSTSLRERQKERRRARIYSVAIDLFKRGGFQTTTATDIARASNVSRGTFFNYYPYKEAVLLDYGSEVMNRLRDHAEARLHEGTPPLTVLYEVWDRLAEENTRERDLFPPLAYEVMNPNPERARTAYQALPLSKVIELILRPMHHAGQMRTDLSLQRISNLIADTYLMVALRWSAYGTERPLREEMRLALGLLLEGAIKREGRS from the coding sequence ATGGATTCCACCTCGCTGCGCGAACGCCAGAAGGAGCGCCGCCGCGCCCGCATCTATTCGGTTGCCATTGACCTGTTCAAACGCGGCGGGTTCCAGACCACCACCGCAACCGATATTGCGCGCGCCAGCAACGTTTCGCGCGGCACCTTCTTCAACTATTACCCCTACAAGGAAGCGGTGCTGCTGGACTACGGCAGCGAGGTGATGAACCGCCTGCGTGACCACGCCGAGGCCCGGCTGCACGAGGGCACCCCGCCCCTGACGGTGCTGTACGAGGTCTGGGACCGGCTGGCCGAGGAAAACACCCGCGAGCGCGACCTGTTTCCGCCGCTGGCCTACGAGGTCATGAACCCCAACCCCGAGCGCGCCCGCACCGCGTACCAGGCGCTGCCGCTAAGCAAGGTCATTGAGCTGATTCTGCGGCCCATGCACCACGCCGGGCAGATGCGCACCGACCTCAGCCTGCAGCGCATCAGCAACCTGATTGCCGATACCTACCTGATGGTGGCGCTGCGCTGGAGCGCCTACGGCACCGAGCGCCCGCTGCGCGAAGAAATGCGCCTGGCCCTGGGGCTGCTGCTGGAAGGCGCGATCAAGCGCGAGGGGCGGAGCTGA
- the ppgK gene encoding polyphosphate--glucose phosphotransferase, which yields MTVILGIDIGGSGIKGAPVDTATGQLVAERRRIPTPEGAAPDDVKAVVAELVGHFGLPGPVGVTFPGIVQRGHTLSAANVHKDWIGLNADALFTEATGHDVFLINDADAAGLAEARFGAGVGQSGTVLVLTFGTGIGSALIHDGVLVPNTELGHLWLRDKHAETWASDRARERDDLNWKQWSKRACTYLQHLELLFSPELFIIGGGISKKAEKWQPHLNLERSRVVPAQLQNEAGIVGAAMMAAGHLPPAPAKPSRSAKKV from the coding sequence ATGACCGTGATTCTGGGCATCGACATTGGTGGCAGTGGCATCAAGGGCGCGCCCGTGGATACGGCCACGGGACAGTTGGTGGCCGAGCGCCGCCGCATCCCCACCCCCGAAGGCGCCGCGCCAGACGACGTCAAAGCGGTGGTGGCCGAACTGGTGGGCCACTTTGGCTTGCCCGGGCCCGTGGGCGTGACCTTCCCCGGCATCGTGCAGCGCGGCCATACCCTGTCGGCGGCCAACGTGCACAAAGACTGGATTGGCCTGAACGCCGACGCCCTGTTCACCGAGGCCACCGGCCACGACGTCTTTCTGATCAACGACGCCGACGCCGCCGGGCTGGCCGAGGCGCGTTTTGGGGCCGGGGTGGGCCAGAGCGGCACCGTGCTGGTGCTGACCTTCGGCACCGGCATTGGCAGCGCCCTGATCCATGACGGTGTGCTGGTGCCCAACACCGAACTGGGCCACCTGTGGCTGCGCGACAAGCACGCCGAAACCTGGGCTTCTGACCGCGCCCGCGAGCGCGACGACCTGAACTGGAAGCAGTGGAGCAAGCGCGCCTGCACCTACCTGCAGCACCTGGAACTGCTGTTCAGCCCCGAACTGTTCATTATTGGCGGCGGCATCAGCAAAAAAGCCGAGAAATGGCAGCCGCACCTGAACCTGGAGCGCAGCCGCGTGGTGCCGGCGCAACTGCAGAACGAAGCCGGGATCGTGGGCGCCGCCATGATGGCTGCCGGGCACCTGCCCCCGGCCCCGGCCAAGCCCAGCCGCAGTGCCAAAAAAGTTTAG
- a CDS encoding sporulation protein: MMAAVGVGGAKVDAQVNNSTVRIGESVNGVIVVQGGSVDQRIERINLGLATMYKADDTYVHHQLSKVPVIPGFDLRAGERREFPFSIPVAPGTPLTLSGTRVWLATDADIAGAADPGDQDNLQVLPSREMEVLFKGAQKLGFQISGSEVEYHHGRIAQEISFRPPRGQYKIEEIEMMIFPQAGGLDVILEVDRRATGMASMFATEIERKGNWHLSSQTLNAGVDAVARELEKKIRSLM, from the coding sequence ATGATGGCAGCAGTCGGCGTGGGCGGAGCAAAAGTGGACGCCCAGGTCAATAACTCCACCGTGCGCATTGGCGAGAGCGTCAACGGCGTGATCGTGGTGCAGGGCGGCTCGGTGGATCAGCGCATTGAGCGCATCAACCTGGGGCTGGCCACCATGTACAAGGCCGACGACACCTACGTGCACCACCAGCTGAGCAAGGTGCCGGTGATTCCGGGGTTCGACCTGCGCGCCGGAGAGCGCCGCGAGTTCCCCTTCAGCATTCCGGTGGCCCCCGGCACCCCGCTGACCCTGAGCGGCACCCGGGTCTGGCTGGCCACCGACGCCGACATTGCGGGCGCCGCCGATCCCGGCGACCAGGACAACCTGCAGGTGCTGCCCAGCCGTGAGATGGAGGTGCTGTTCAAGGGCGCGCAGAAGCTGGGCTTCCAGATTTCGGGCAGTGAGGTGGAATACCACCACGGCCGCATTGCCCAGGAAATCAGCTTCCGCCCCCCCCGTGGGCAGTACAAGATCGAGGAAATCGAGATGATGATTTTCCCGCAGGCGGGCGGCCTGGACGTGATTCTGGAGGTGGACCGCCGCGCCACCGGCATGGCCAGCATGTTCGCCACCGAAATTGAGCGCAAGGGCAACTGGCACCTGAGCAGCCAGACCCTGAATGCTGGGGTGGACGCTGTGGCCCGCGAGCTGGAGAAGAAGATTCGCAGCCTGATGTAA
- the leuS gene encoding leucine--tRNA ligase, whose translation MTQTNESSINIQEPRMERYNPHAIEGKWQDTWAKAGLYTFNEDAPGEKFYALTMFPYPSGNLHIGHWYANVAPDARARWMRMRGHNVLFPMGFDAFGLPAENAAIKNNVDPAGWTYRNIEYMTGQFQRMGTMIDWSRAFATCDPEYYRWNQWFFTEFFKRGLAYKKGGLVNWCPKDQTVLANEQVVNGACERCGTPVEKRNLSQWYLKITDYADELLDFAQTDMPEKVRLMQTNWIGKSVGAEVTFDTPAGPETVFTTRPDTLMGATFMVLAPEHAKVPALTTDEQRGAVEAYVAAAGRKTDVERQQEGEKTGVFTGSFATHPITGHQLPIWVADYVLVTYGTGSIMAVPAHDERDFAFAKKFGLEIREVIRPEGGEAMADDAAEPYVGEGQIVNSGEFDGMPGGKASIAVIVEQLEARGVAKAKTTYRLRDWLVSRQRYWGTPIPIVYCPEHGAQPVPAEELPVRLPDNVEFTPTGQSPLKLNTEWLRATCPICGGEAERDTDTMDTFVDSSWYMYRYLSPKDEAHPFDPAKAGMLPVDLYTGGIEHAILHLLYSRFWTKVMRDMGLTTQSEPFAWLRNQGMILGEDGEKMSKSRGNVVDPDDLVREYGTDTVRTYLLFIAPWELGGPWDPQGINGPAKWLGRVWNLYFEESPVGPAEKVTDAELRYAVHSTLKKVGADFDRLSFNTIVAALMELTNTLVKAKRAPVYGTPAWDEALHIFNLMLAPIVPHIAEEIWTERGGGGSVHTQSWPAVDEQAATRDSVTLGVQVSGKVRGEVTISKTATAEEALGAAKANADVARFIEGKTVVKEIYVPGRIINIVVK comes from the coding sequence ATGACCCAGACGAACGAATCCAGCATCAACATTCAGGAACCGCGCATGGAGCGCTACAACCCACACGCCATTGAGGGCAAGTGGCAGGACACCTGGGCGAAGGCAGGCCTGTACACCTTCAACGAGGACGCGCCGGGCGAGAAGTTCTATGCGCTGACCATGTTCCCCTACCCCAGCGGCAACCTGCACATCGGGCACTGGTACGCCAATGTGGCGCCGGACGCGCGGGCCCGCTGGATGCGGATGCGCGGGCACAACGTGCTGTTTCCCATGGGTTTTGACGCCTTCGGTCTGCCCGCCGAGAACGCGGCGATCAAGAATAACGTGGACCCGGCGGGCTGGACCTACCGCAACATCGAGTACATGACCGGGCAGTTCCAGCGCATGGGCACCATGATTGACTGGAGCCGCGCCTTCGCCACCTGCGACCCGGAGTATTACCGCTGGAACCAGTGGTTCTTCACCGAGTTCTTCAAGCGCGGCCTGGCCTACAAGAAAGGCGGCCTGGTGAACTGGTGCCCCAAGGACCAGACCGTGCTGGCCAACGAACAGGTGGTGAACGGCGCCTGCGAACGCTGCGGCACCCCGGTGGAAAAGCGCAACCTGAGCCAGTGGTACCTGAAAATCACCGATTACGCCGACGAACTGCTGGACTTTGCCCAGACAGACATGCCGGAAAAAGTCCGCCTGATGCAGACCAACTGGATCGGCAAATCGGTGGGCGCGGAAGTGACCTTTGACACCCCGGCCGGCCCCGAGACCGTGTTCACCACCCGCCCCGACACCCTGATGGGCGCCACCTTCATGGTGCTGGCCCCCGAGCACGCCAAGGTCCCGGCCCTGACCACCGACGAGCAGCGCGGGGCCGTGGAGGCGTACGTGGCCGCTGCTGGCCGCAAGACTGACGTGGAGCGCCAACAGGAGGGTGAGAAGACCGGCGTGTTCACCGGCTCGTTCGCCACGCACCCCATCACTGGCCATCAGCTGCCGATCTGGGTGGCGGATTACGTGCTGGTCACGTATGGCACCGGCTCGATCATGGCCGTGCCCGCGCACGACGAGCGTGACTTCGCCTTTGCGAAGAAGTTCGGCCTGGAAATCAGGGAAGTCATCCGCCCCGAAGGCGGCGAGGCGATGGCCGACGACGCGGCCGAGCCCTACGTGGGCGAGGGCCAGATCGTGAATTCCGGCGAGTTTGACGGCATGCCCGGCGGCAAGGCCAGCATTGCGGTGATCGTCGAGCAGCTGGAAGCACGCGGCGTGGCAAAGGCCAAGACGACCTACCGCCTGCGCGACTGGCTGGTCAGCCGCCAGCGTTACTGGGGCACGCCCATTCCCATAGTGTACTGCCCGGAGCACGGCGCGCAGCCCGTTCCCGCCGAGGAGCTGCCCGTGCGCCTGCCGGACAACGTGGAATTCACGCCCACCGGTCAGAGCCCGCTGAAGCTGAACACCGAGTGGCTGCGCGCGACCTGCCCCATCTGCGGCGGCGAGGCCGAGCGCGACACCGACACCATGGACACCTTCGTGGATTCGTCATGGTACATGTACCGCTACCTGAGCCCGAAGGATGAGGCGCACCCCTTCGACCCCGCCAAGGCAGGGATGCTGCCGGTGGACCTGTACACGGGCGGCATTGAGCACGCGATTCTGCACCTGCTGTACAGCCGCTTCTGGACCAAGGTGATGCGCGACATGGGGCTGACCACGCAATCCGAGCCGTTTGCGTGGCTGCGCAACCAGGGCATGATTCTGGGCGAGGACGGCGAGAAGATGAGCAAGAGCCGGGGCAACGTGGTGGACCCCGACGACCTGGTGCGCGAGTACGGCACCGACACCGTGCGCACCTACCTGCTGTTTATCGCGCCGTGGGAACTGGGCGGCCCCTGGGACCCGCAGGGCATCAACGGACCGGCCAAATGGCTGGGGCGCGTGTGGAACCTGTACTTCGAGGAGAGCCCCGTGGGCCCCGCCGAGAAAGTCACCGACGCCGAGTTGCGTTACGCGGTTCACAGCACCCTGAAGAAGGTAGGGGCCGACTTTGACCGCCTGAGCTTCAACACCATCGTGGCCGCGCTAATGGAACTGACGAACACCCTGGTCAAGGCCAAGCGCGCGCCGGTATATGGCACCCCCGCCTGGGACGAGGCCCTGCACATTTTCAACCTGATGCTGGCGCCCATCGTGCCCCACATCGCCGAGGAGATCTGGACCGAGCGTGGCGGGGGGGGCAGCGTGCACACCCAGAGCTGGCCCGCTGTGGACGAACAGGCCGCCACCCGCGACAGCGTGACCCTGGGCGTGCAGGTGAGCGGCAAGGTACGCGGCGAGGTCACCATTTCTAAGACCGCCACCGCCGAGGAAGCCCTGGGCGCCGCCAAGGCCAATGCCGACGTGGCCCGCTTTATCGAGGGCAAGACGGTGGTAAAAGAGATCTACGTGCCGGGGCGAATCATCAATATCGTGGTGAAGTAA